In Rhodanobacteraceae bacterium, a single genomic region encodes these proteins:
- a CDS encoding transporter substrate-binding domain-containing protein produces MLQGRVARWMVLGSLLASTPLLADEIRIRADPWLPYSGGSEMNPGGYMVDMAKAIAEANGHTIQYRTMPWANALDVVRSGSADCVVGAYKSDAEGFEFPDVGWGPSGNVFWGLAEQKWRFDGVASLDTVKIGILEEYSYGDELDAYIEQHKGDANRLEVVPAVGRGIVRLLARLIGRRVDTIIEDRNVLAYALEQAKMEPGRVISLGETGEPEEVYIACTPADPRGRAYADMFGKGTAQLRASGKLAEILKNYNLKDWEGAER; encoded by the coding sequence ATGCTGCAAGGTCGCGTCGCACGCTGGATGGTATTGGGCTCGCTGCTGGCGAGCACTCCGCTGCTCGCGGACGAGATCCGCATCCGCGCAGATCCCTGGCTGCCCTACAGTGGCGGCTCCGAGATGAACCCCGGCGGCTACATGGTCGACATGGCGAAGGCGATCGCCGAGGCCAACGGCCACACGATTCAGTACCGCACCATGCCCTGGGCCAATGCGCTCGACGTGGTGCGCTCCGGCAGCGCCGACTGCGTGGTCGGCGCCTACAAGTCCGATGCCGAAGGATTCGAGTTCCCCGATGTGGGCTGGGGCCCGTCGGGCAACGTGTTCTGGGGCCTGGCCGAGCAGAAATGGCGCTTCGACGGCGTCGCCAGCCTGGACACGGTCAAGATCGGCATCCTCGAGGAATACAGCTACGGCGATGAGCTGGATGCCTACATCGAGCAGCACAAGGGGGACGCGAACCGGCTCGAGGTGGTCCCGGCGGTGGGTCGCGGCATCGTGCGCCTGCTCGCCCGCCTGATCGGGCGGCGGGTGGACACCATCATCGAAGACCGCAATGTGCTCGCCTACGCGCTGGAGCAGGCCAAGATGGAACCCGGCCGGGTGATCTCGCTGGGCGAGACCGGCGAGCCCGAGGAGGTCTACATCGCCTGCACCCCGGCGGATCCGCGCGGACGCGCCTATGCCGACATGTTCGGCAAGGGCACCGCGCAACTGCGCGCCAGCGGCAAGCTCGCTGAGATCCTGAAGAACTACAACCTGAAGGATTGGGAAGGCGCGGAGCGCTAG
- a CDS encoding TetR/AcrR family transcriptional regulator — protein MSRPPRARKKVLDAAERIVKARGAANLTFEELVQESGISRGGITYHFATKDELLRALIERDLEQGKAEEARFRTAAGDGPAAELIAQIRAWSQPDADRKRFVAGMLSAVAHDPGLLDPIRCHHQAECAGRTWDEAGIRVAILKLAAAGMFWSEFFGCSEVPSEQRPRVIAELGAPVDLAWVPATPAPLAPVPAPRARARR, from the coding sequence ATGTCCAGGCCACCGAGAGCGCGCAAGAAGGTACTCGATGCCGCCGAGCGCATCGTCAAGGCGCGCGGAGCAGCCAACCTGACCTTCGAGGAACTGGTCCAGGAAAGCGGAATCTCGCGCGGCGGCATCACCTACCACTTCGCCACCAAGGACGAATTGCTGCGCGCGCTGATCGAGCGCGACCTGGAGCAGGGCAAGGCCGAGGAAGCGAGGTTCCGTACTGCCGCGGGCGACGGCCCAGCCGCCGAGCTGATCGCCCAGATCCGCGCCTGGAGCCAGCCGGACGCCGATCGCAAGCGCTTTGTTGCCGGCATGCTGAGCGCAGTCGCGCACGATCCGGGCTTGCTCGATCCGATCCGCTGCCATCATCAGGCCGAGTGCGCGGGCCGCACCTGGGACGAGGCCGGCATCCGCGTCGCCATCCTCAAGCTGGCGGCTGCGGGCATGTTCTGGAGTGAATTCTTCGGCTGCAGCGAAGTGCCGTCCGAACAGCGTCCGCGCGTGATCGCGGAGCTGGGCGCGCCAGTGGACCTGGCGTGGGTGCCCGCCACGCCCGCGCCGCTCGCACCGGTCCCCGCGCCACGGGCGCGCGCACGCCGCTGA
- a CDS encoding efflux RND transporter permease subunit yields MAHADFSKIFVDRPILAAVLSLLVFLAGAVAIPNLPISEYPDVVPPSVQVTAIYPGANPKTIAETVAAPIEEAVNGVEGMIYMKSTAGSDGTMLLTVTFRGGTDIDLATVQVQNRVAQALPRLPESVRQLGVTTVKSSPNLTMVVHVTSPDQRYDGLYLSNFANLRVRDELARIEGVGQAIAFGAGNYSMRVWIDPDKAAARELTAGDIIGAIREQNLEVSAGTIGGPPHPDSAMQFSINAQGRLNTVEEFGEIVLKAGRQGEITRLRDVARIELGSNSYTINSLLNNQNAAAIVIFEAPGANTIELSDAIRAKMAELQKGFPQGVEWSVMYDPTVFVRQSIKSVVTTLLEAVALVVLVVVVFLQTWRASIIPLLAVPVSVIGTFAVLWLLGYSINVLTLFGLVLAIGIVVDDAIVVVENVERHIEDGMTPRDAAHKAMQEVSGPIVAISLVLASVFVPLAFIGGVSGQFYSQFAITIAASVLISAFNSLTLSPALSAVLLQPRGARKDALGKLIERVFGRFFGWFNARFKRASGRYSGRIGHTIARAPRLMVVYGLLIGLTAYAFTLVPSGFIPTQDKQYLFAALQLPEGATLKRTEAAMRRMGEMALATPGVESVVQFPGLNAVHFVNTSNAGLMFVGITPQNERDISAAEIAGMLNGQFSQIQDGLAFALLPPPVLGLGNSAGVETYVQDRSAAGYGELNNQVQALSGALRGTPGFDPYAVFSSFQANVPQLDASVDRIKAKEQGLALTEIYTALQVYLGSAYVNDFNLFGRTYSVYAQADADFRDQVEDISRIKVRNAAGQMVPIGSLVEVTPSFGPDPVVRYNGYPAADLQAGINPALMSSQQAIAQIKTMAAGMLPQGMQIEWTGLTFQEATQGSLALLVFPLCVLLVYMVLAALYESWTLPLAVILIVPMCLLSAIGGIWLLNFISGTWFGISIGMGWILPPPMSVPPTFIDNNIFTQIGLVVLMGLACKNAILIVEFARDLEEEGMGIVDAAIEACHLRLRPILMTSFAFIMGVLPLVFASGAGAEVRHVMGVTVFAGMLGVTFFGLFFTPVFYVVLRKWAERGAAPARAEVGHG; encoded by the coding sequence ATGGCCCACGCCGACTTTTCCAAGATTTTCGTCGACCGCCCGATCCTCGCGGCGGTGCTGTCGTTGCTGGTGTTTCTCGCCGGCGCGGTGGCGATTCCGAACCTGCCGATCAGCGAGTACCCGGATGTGGTGCCGCCGTCGGTGCAGGTGACCGCGATCTACCCGGGCGCCAATCCCAAGACCATCGCCGAGACCGTCGCCGCGCCGATCGAGGAGGCGGTCAACGGCGTAGAAGGCATGATCTACATGAAGTCCACCGCGGGCTCCGACGGCACCATGCTGCTGACGGTGACCTTCCGCGGCGGCACCGACATCGACCTCGCCACGGTGCAGGTGCAGAACCGCGTCGCGCAGGCCTTGCCGCGCCTGCCCGAAAGCGTGCGCCAGCTCGGCGTGACCACCGTGAAGTCCTCGCCGAACCTGACCATGGTGGTGCACGTCACCAGCCCGGACCAGCGCTACGACGGCCTGTACCTGTCGAACTTCGCGAACTTGCGGGTGCGCGATGAGCTGGCGCGCATCGAAGGCGTCGGCCAGGCGATTGCCTTCGGCGCCGGCAATTACTCGATGCGCGTGTGGATCGATCCGGACAAGGCCGCGGCGCGCGAGCTGACCGCCGGCGACATCATCGGCGCCATCCGCGAGCAGAACCTGGAGGTCTCCGCCGGCACCATCGGCGGGCCGCCGCATCCGGACAGCGCGATGCAGTTCTCGATCAATGCGCAGGGTCGCTTGAACACGGTCGAGGAATTCGGCGAGATCGTGCTCAAGGCGGGCCGGCAGGGCGAGATCACGCGGCTGAGGGATGTCGCGCGGATCGAGCTCGGCTCGAACAGCTACACGATCAATTCGCTGCTGAACAACCAGAACGCCGCGGCGATCGTGATCTTCGAGGCGCCGGGCGCGAACACCATCGAACTCTCGGATGCCATCCGCGCCAAGATGGCCGAACTGCAGAAGGGCTTTCCGCAGGGCGTCGAGTGGAGCGTGATGTACGACCCGACGGTGTTCGTGCGCCAGTCGATCAAGTCGGTCGTGACCACCTTGCTGGAAGCGGTGGCGCTGGTGGTGCTGGTGGTGGTGGTGTTCCTGCAGACCTGGCGTGCATCGATCATCCCGCTGCTGGCGGTGCCGGTCAGCGTGATCGGCACCTTCGCGGTACTCTGGCTGCTCGGCTACTCGATCAACGTGCTGACCCTGTTCGGCCTGGTGCTGGCGATCGGCATCGTGGTCGACGACGCGATCGTGGTGGTCGAGAACGTCGAGCGCCACATCGAGGACGGCATGACGCCGCGCGATGCCGCGCACAAGGCGATGCAGGAGGTCTCCGGGCCGATCGTCGCGATCTCGCTGGTGCTCGCCAGCGTGTTCGTGCCGCTGGCCTTCATCGGCGGCGTGTCCGGCCAGTTCTACAGCCAGTTCGCGATCACCATCGCCGCTTCGGTGCTGATCAGCGCTTTCAACTCGTTGACCCTGTCCCCGGCGTTGTCGGCAGTACTGTTGCAACCGCGCGGCGCGCGCAAGGACGCCCTCGGAAAGCTCATCGAACGCGTGTTCGGCCGCTTCTTCGGCTGGTTCAACGCGCGCTTCAAGCGCGCCAGCGGGCGCTATTCCGGGCGCATCGGCCACACCATCGCGCGTGCGCCGCGGCTGATGGTGGTCTACGGTTTGCTGATCGGCCTGACCGCCTATGCCTTCACCCTGGTGCCGTCCGGCTTCATCCCGACCCAGGACAAGCAATACCTGTTCGCCGCGCTGCAGTTGCCCGAGGGCGCCACGCTCAAGCGCACCGAGGCGGCGATGCGCCGGATGGGCGAGATGGCGCTGGCCACGCCGGGGGTGGAGAGCGTGGTCCAGTTTCCGGGCCTGAATGCGGTGCACTTCGTCAACACCAGCAATGCCGGGCTGATGTTCGTCGGCATCACGCCGCAGAACGAGCGCGACATCAGCGCGGCCGAGATCGCAGGCATGCTGAACGGCCAGTTCTCGCAGATCCAGGACGGCCTGGCCTTCGCCCTGCTGCCGCCGCCGGTGCTCGGCCTGGGCAATTCGGCGGGCGTGGAAACCTATGTGCAGGACCGCAGCGCGGCCGGTTATGGCGAGCTCAACAACCAGGTGCAGGCGCTGTCCGGCGCGCTGCGCGGCACGCCCGGTTTTGATCCTTACGCGGTGTTCTCCTCCTTCCAGGCGAATGTGCCGCAGCTGGATGCCAGCGTCGACCGCATCAAGGCCAAGGAGCAGGGCCTGGCGCTGACCGAGATCTACACCGCGTTGCAGGTCTACCTCGGCTCCGCCTACGTCAACGACTTCAACCTGTTCGGACGCACCTACAGCGTCTATGCGCAGGCCGACGCGGACTTCCGCGACCAGGTCGAGGACATCTCGCGGATCAAGGTACGCAACGCGGCCGGGCAGATGGTGCCGATTGGCTCGCTGGTGGAGGTGACCCCGAGCTTCGGTCCGGACCCGGTGGTGCGCTACAACGGCTATCCGGCGGCCGATTTGCAGGCCGGCATCAACCCGGCGCTGATGTCGAGCCAGCAGGCCATCGCACAGATCAAGACCATGGCCGCCGGGATGTTGCCGCAGGGCATGCAGATCGAATGGACCGGCCTCACCTTCCAGGAGGCCACCCAGGGCTCGCTGGCGCTGCTGGTGTTCCCCTTGTGCGTGCTGCTGGTCTACATGGTGCTGGCGGCGCTGTACGAGAGCTGGACCCTGCCGCTGGCGGTGATCCTGATCGTGCCGATGTGCCTGCTGAGCGCCATCGGCGGCATCTGGCTGCTGAACTTCATCAGCGGGACCTGGTTCGGCATTTCGATCGGCATGGGCTGGATCCTGCCGCCGCCAATGAGCGTGCCGCCGACCTTCATCGACAACAACATCTTCACCCAGATAGGACTGGTCGTGCTGATGGGCCTGGCGTGCAAGAACGCGATCCTGATCGTCGAGTTCGCGCGCGACCTGGAAGAGGAGGGCATGGGCATCGTCGACGCCGCGATCGAAGCCTGCCATTTGCGCCTGCGCCCGATCCTGATGACCAGCTTCGCCTTCATCATGGGCGTGCTGCCATTGGTCTTCGCCAGCGGCGCCGGCGCCGAAGTGCGTCACGTCATGGGTGTCACCGTGTTCGCCGGCATGCTCGGCGTGACCTTCTTCGGCCTGTTCTTCACCCCGGTGTTTTATGTGGTGTTGCGCAAGTGGGCGGAGCGCGGCGCAGCACCGGCGCGGGCGGAGGTGGGTCATGGCTGA
- a CDS encoding efflux transporter outer membrane subunit — protein MDNLPSPPVDRRGRFSFAFFASFADKKSSPARALGLGLASLVLAACNVGPEYVRPDADIAPRFDQAQAEAFPHTAVGTQVWKSFNEPELDALIARALAANTSIAQALARLDETRSLAGLSFYSLFPTTTSGADAERSDPSGEDPFIPADQQRTDTYRAGFDLSWEIDLFGSLRRQSEAIYREVDARSAALDAMRLSVVAETAQAYFAWRGAQARLAVQQRNLANLSENLDILRKQLDAGRGTELDVARANALGLSVAAQVPLTRAEVVRQEQRLAVLTAQPVASLRKQLAPTKALPQLPAMVPVGTPEQWLARRPDVREADRTLAAEVSRIGVETAEFYPKLTLLGGFGATAQSLRNLGDSEAQRWRFGPSLSWSFLDFGRVRQRVLAQRARADGAIAAYQEAWLKALEETENAMAGYRAANESAQALELAVSESRKAADLARLRFDAGASDYLAVLDAERSLLDFEDRLAEASTRRATTLAALYKALAGDFAQ, from the coding sequence ATGGATAACTTACCGAGTCCGCCAGTCGATCGCCGGGGACGCTTTTCCTTTGCGTTCTTTGCGTCCTTTGCGGACAAAAAGAGCAGCCCGGCCCGGGCACTGGGGCTGGGACTTGCATCGCTCGTCCTCGCCGCCTGCAACGTCGGCCCCGAATACGTGCGTCCGGATGCGGACATCGCGCCGCGCTTCGACCAGGCGCAGGCTGAGGCCTTCCCGCACACGGCGGTCGGTACGCAGGTGTGGAAGTCCTTCAACGAGCCGGAGCTGGATGCGCTGATCGCGCGGGCGCTCGCGGCCAACACTTCGATCGCGCAGGCGCTGGCGCGGCTGGACGAGACGCGTTCGCTGGCCGGCCTGAGCTTCTACAGCCTGTTCCCGACGACCACGTCGGGTGCCGATGCCGAGCGCAGCGATCCGTCGGGCGAGGACCCGTTCATCCCGGCCGACCAGCAGCGCACCGACACCTACCGCGCCGGCTTCGACCTCTCCTGGGAGATCGATCTGTTCGGTTCGCTCAGGCGCCAGAGCGAGGCGATCTACCGCGAGGTGGATGCGCGCTCGGCGGCGCTGGATGCGATGCGGCTGTCGGTGGTGGCCGAGACCGCGCAGGCCTACTTCGCCTGGCGCGGTGCGCAGGCGCGCCTCGCGGTGCAGCAGCGCAACCTGGCCAACCTGAGCGAAAACCTCGACATCCTGCGCAAGCAGCTGGACGCCGGCCGCGGCACCGAGCTGGACGTGGCGCGCGCCAATGCGCTCGGCCTGTCGGTGGCGGCGCAGGTGCCGCTGACCCGGGCCGAGGTGGTGCGCCAGGAGCAGCGCCTGGCGGTGCTCACGGCGCAACCGGTGGCCAGCCTGCGCAAGCAACTGGCGCCGACCAAGGCGCTGCCCCAACTGCCGGCGATGGTGCCGGTGGGCACGCCGGAGCAATGGCTGGCGCGTCGGCCGGATGTGCGCGAAGCCGATCGCACGCTGGCTGCCGAGGTCTCGCGCATCGGCGTCGAAACCGCCGAGTTCTATCCCAAGCTGACCCTGCTCGGCGGCTTCGGCGCCACCGCGCAGTCCTTGCGCAATCTCGGCGACAGCGAGGCGCAGCGCTGGCGCTTCGGGCCGTCGCTGAGCTGGAGCTTCCTCGACTTCGGCCGGGTGCGCCAGCGCGTGCTGGCGCAGCGCGCACGCGCCGACGGCGCGATCGCCGCCTACCAGGAAGCCTGGCTCAAGGCGCTGGAGGAGACCGAAAACGCGATGGCCGGCTACCGCGCGGCGAACGAATCGGCGCAGGCGCTGGAACTGGCGGTCAGCGAAAGCCGCAAGGCGGCGGACCTGGCGCGCCTGCGTTTTGACGCCGGTGCCAGCGACTACCTCGCAGTGCTCGACGCAGAGCGTTCCCTGCTCGATTTCGAGGATCGCCTGGCCGAGGCCAGCACCCGCCGCGCGACCACCCTGGCGGCGCTGTACAAGGCGCTCGCGGGGGATTTCGCGCAGTAG
- a CDS encoding ankyrin repeat domain-containing protein has protein sequence MSTQHGSGGGEMLAMIPDGRTDKVHEHLAAGGAADIEIGGASLLQWCAHHGDVSALRLLLMHGARIDSLGANLDLGGAAFHGHWQLVEFLLEQGADPRHADPATGETALHLALSRANRPRRLRIVRALLAAGADPNAPTMAGVDTGAFMRDSRTRGETPLHRAAAFADASTIECLLAAGADPARTDAHGDSPLSWASWHLRPAAVLRLLCFGPHRLHPDNDSSYDHGQGWQLSER, from the coding sequence ATGTCGACGCAGCACGGCAGCGGTGGAGGCGAGATGCTGGCGATGATCCCGGACGGACGCACCGACAAGGTCCACGAGCACCTCGCGGCCGGGGGCGCGGCCGACATCGAGATCGGCGGCGCCAGCCTGTTGCAGTGGTGCGCGCACCATGGCGATGTCAGCGCCCTGCGCCTGCTGCTGATGCACGGCGCACGCATCGATTCGCTCGGCGCCAACCTGGATCTCGGCGGTGCAGCTTTCCACGGTCACTGGCAACTGGTCGAGTTCCTGCTGGAGCAGGGCGCGGATCCGCGCCATGCCGATCCGGCGACTGGCGAGACCGCGCTGCACCTCGCGCTGTCGCGCGCCAACCGCCCACGGCGCTTGCGGATCGTGCGTGCGCTGCTGGCCGCGGGCGCGGACCCGAACGCGCCGACGATGGCCGGCGTGGACACTGGCGCCTTCATGCGCGATAGCCGCACGCGCGGCGAGACTCCCTTGCATCGCGCGGCCGCCTTCGCCGATGCGTCGACCATCGAGTGCCTGCTCGCGGCCGGCGCCGATCCGGCGCGTACCGACGCGCACGGCGACTCGCCCCTGTCCTGGGCCAGCTGGCACCTGCGGCCCGCCGCCGTCTTGCGATTGCTCTGTTTCGGTCCGCACCGGCTGCACCCGGACAACGACTCCAGCTACGATCACGGCCAGGGCTGGCAGCTGTCCGAACGCTGA